TTCTGTTAACACCACTGCAGCGATGCATTCATTTTCTTTGACATTCAAAggttcttcaccttcttctggTTCTTTAAATAGTCGATATTGAAGTTGAGATAAAGTGTAGTCTCCTCTCACCGCCCAAGAATATGGTTCACTAATTGGATCTTTGCCGTTATTCCTTGGTTCTCTATGAATCGCTTCGCATTGAATCTCtatgtttaataaaacaatgatgTTAGTTTGTTCAAACTTGCCTAATATACGAGGTTATTGAttaaaaaactgttttaaaacccttttaaaaaagatttaaaactcttttaaaagggttttaaaacggGAAAAAtccccttttaaaactcttttaaaaccctttaaaaaccttttaaaacccttttaatttctaaaacaggataaaacccttttacaatagttttaaaagattttaaaaccttttaaaactcttttaaaacccttttaaacttattttaaatagttttaaaagggttttaaaaaagttttaaaaggttttaaaagagttttaaacgggcttttaaaccttttaaaaggttgaaaactcttttaaaagagttttaaaacttctaaaacgGGATAAAAACcttttacaatagttttaaaaggttttaaaggTTTTGAAAACTCTTTTACGGgatgaaaaccttttaaaagagttttaaatttttaaacgGGCTTTTAACccttttaaccttttaaaagggttttaaagagttttaaaagcttttgaaaactcttttaaaacctttctaaaacctttttaaaaaccattgaaagccttttaaaaccatttaaaaaccaTTGCAAACACTTTATAATTACCTGTTGTAAGGAAGAACTCTCTCATGGAGAACCGAAGAGGTTGCATGTTGACTGTAAACCATAAGTTTCTCCCTCTTGTCTTCAGCCTTCTCAACATCAAGTAGTAGAATAATTTCCCAGAAAATTTGATGTCTCTGGCCGAAAGATTGATGATAGGCCCAAGGAAGGAAGCTTGAAGCTTCATGAAAGATTCTTTTCCTAATACATTTTCAACTTTGTCAACTAGGCTTAAGTCCGAATGTTGACATATGTTTGCTCCACCAATTGGTTCAAAACCCATATCATATATGCTTTCTGGTAGTGCAAGGGCTTCAAAATCACTGGATGCCATATGTTAAAGAAACACACTTAATTAGAGTTTTCAACGGATTTACAAGAgatttaaaagggtttttaaaaatcaacaacaCACTTTATCGATCTGAAGTCGTCTTATCAACACACTTTATCGACATAATTCAATTACGACCGATCTGAAAATTGATATCAAATGGtttaacatgggattttaaaaagtgttttacaagagataacaaaaatccaaatttacaagactttactaatttcaaatcCATATCAAACACATTTATCTATCTGAATGCGTCATATCTgaatatggattttgaaaatgGTTTAACAAGGGGCttttaaaaacagttttacgagaacataaatccaaatttaaaagagtttacataTTCCAAATCGATATTAAAGAAATTTATGGATTTGAATTCGTCAGATCTGAATTTTCGATCGAAAATCAATTTTCAGATTGATGAATatactaaagaaaaacaaaatcttaaccACAAACCTGAAAAGAGTTTACGATCCGACGAACACGAAACGAAGATGAGGTTGGAAGGGACGCAGAGATCGCCGCGAAGAAGGATCGAAAATCGCCGAACGACGTgaagaaggatcgagaatcgtcgattgaggaagaaggagagaagaaaattAGGTTTACTTCGTTAAGGGCAAAATTGtctttttcaaccaaaaagGGGTACCCTTGAAAATAGACGCTTCCCAAaggcatttttaaaaagtggaaTGGAAAAGTAGGCATTTTTGCTTTTCTCCCTTGAAAATTTGAGTAATTTCTAATCTTATTATACAAAGTTTTGAtatcaaaattactcattaacaagatcgtgacatatgacaattgtatcattcagatgttaacacatgtcaattttaaatttattaaaattataaaaaatgaaaatgtaaaaattcaaaacctaccataaaaatgttttatataaaagtaaaatagagaaaagaaaacctaattttatttaaaatatttaaccagttttaaaatttagaaaaaccattataaggaaattatatatatatatatatatcataaaattcaaaattataatattgtttacttattttaattttaagttgctaattttacaagaaacaaatattactttttatataagaaaaaatgattgtgaaaattatacaattaattactgtttctaaaaaatgtaaatactcacctttacacaaagaaaaatattgttgaaaaaaaaacataaaaaaaatagattgtctcatattcttttaaccaatcaaataatttattcgaaaagactgctattgtaatatataaaataggagtatgtaagattaacatatgtgtttttgtaactacacaaatgttaaagtaaagagacatataatatattctttaatgtgttcataaagacaatttgttgatagtagtaaagactaaagagtatattttaacagtaaaatatatttgtgtgtacaaatacacttttagtggtgatgtagatagtagatttgtaaatggatatacattagtgtattatggaaaaaaaaataactattttctatcactaaaagtttatctctttacttttatatattgtttttacttacgaaaagaactaaatatatattctttgttaaattttattttattttaataactttgaaatcatctacatctattttctttaactaaaagtgtatctatttactgttttttttttcaatcaaacaaacaaaaggaaaTTTCTCGGTTAgctgcccaaaccggagggaaaggatttacaaaagaaacttcagagataagagaacacgaagcacgggcaagacaatctgccttcgtatttgacgcacgcgggatccaagagatggagaatagtgggaaaGACTCCaacgagttaaactcatcgagcaggttggagaaggacgACCAATATTCAAAAGACTGCaacatagtgagtaactcagcacaatcagtctcaaaacgttgacaagcgatcccttcAACATGTATCCGCTCaatggcccccaacaacaaggttcgctcctcaccaacgcaataccaccagcccaatcatgaatgcacattggttgctttccaagaaccatcaatctgacaacaaggtgaagaaacctggacatctgAATGCGAAGATAAAAGAGAGTGCCTATTCCCATGCTAAGTTATCGCCCAAAGTCTgattaattatatcattcgcctcTATCTCTTaactttgattattttttatggcCTTCTAGATTGTCCATAAAATCcgtggtaattgaagaagttgatcaggattaCCCTGTTGAGAGGCGTAcatccagaaaataaaattcaaattcgagtacaccgactcatatggtaAACCCTCACGGATAAATCTCAAACTTCACACGAACGAggacattcaaaataaaaatgtgattaatagtTTCAACGGTAGAGTTGCATCTTTTacatcaaatatcacattggacatTTCGGTGTATCtgtttacttactaaaaatatttactttatattctttgataaatttaattttattttaaaaattataaacccgcacatcaggcggatcctaatctagtatgtatataataaatatgttctAAAGATATTtacaatatgaaaaatataatatttcaaactttagaaATTGGTCTAAGcaattaatttggtaatttttcaaattaaaattaaaagaattcataaatttgtaaaacaaCGATGCGAGAGGAAGACAAATGAATATGATGTCAGAAATTGACAATGCAAGAAGAAAATGATACGGGATGAAGTCTGAAATTGACAATGCTGGAGGAAGTCTAAATTGACGATGCCGAgtgagaacatatatatataactcgaATCAGATGCTCACCTTCACCGGCGACAACCACCATTATTGTTCCATCAACAAATCGATAACAAAGTATATCACAAATAGAAGGTTTTTCTAATAATGgatataaaaacagaaaatattaattttgttatttaaaataaaatattcacaaATGCTGGTTTTAGAAAATTAGAGAGTGTGTGctaactttagaaaaaaaacttagattagTGTTATTATAGGAaattttttctataataaatatgttttaaagatgtttataaaaacaatatgaaaaaatgaaacttttcatacataaaaaaattggtCTAAGCAATTAATTTTGCATTACCATGTGTAAAATGAGAATTTCACATCGTTAGTTTTACTAATAAACTCTCCAAGATAGAGAGATTCACTCGATCGCCAAAAAAAACTGCCTCACTCtcgctttttattttatttcaattaatatcatatatagtttatcctgagcaaaaaaaaattaacatcatatGTTGAACCTTTACCAGAGAAAAAAATTCTCGGATTAATTAGctaatattatgtttaaaatcatattataaCATGATAACAGTAAATCAGTAATATTggtattgttttattttatcttattataatAGTCTCACTGTAAAATGTATGACTAAGACCATGCACATCGGTTGGGACTTTTTTTGGTCCCTcacatttaataataatattttgaaagtttcttatttttagtatgagcattggtgtctatttgtatttgatccctcaaataaaataataatattttgaaagtttaagtattaattatttaaagttgacaaaacaaaaacatacaattaagaaattaataacagaaatcataaaacataaaaacatcaaaacaaaaacaaacattttattcaactcatagaaattttaaaatcaatcttcATTATCCGGGagatgtccaaagttagtccaaatatgctcatATGTTTATCTTTCGAGCAAGCATGTATGAAAAAAGAGAACATGTAGTCATTTTTATCTCATCTGattctcaagaagaagaaaggtctCTCTTATAGATGCTTTAACCGGCTTCACGCTCAACAACTCTTAACTCTATATTGTAAAACAGGGTCAAGAGATTGTGATCCCAAACGACAAAATGCCCACTAAAGACCCTTTGGAAAGAAAAGACCTCCAAGTCTACTTTGTGATCTTGTTCCCGTCAAGGTTAACGTCATAGAAGAATAACCTTAAGAGAGTGCTTGGTAGAAGCTGGTGTGCTGACATTTAGTCTTCAAGTAAGCTCTTGATCTTCTTTATCAACGAATTCTATAGAAAGCCGCTATGAGTGAACTGAACATAGTAGAACAGAACATAGATCACACAGTGCTTCTCACTTCTCAAGCCTTAAGACAGCACACTGTAAGCAGGGATTTTCCAAATTCCAGCTCCTGTCATGGCTTTCCTCATCTGTTCTGCTACTGACCAATTGCTATCCAAAGCATTTAACGTCAACAATGCCACATACTGGCCACATTGTTGAGGTTGCAGTCCGATAAGCTGTTTACCTACTTTTTTCCTAACTCAGCATTCTCATGAATCTTGCAGGCGCCCAAAAGAGCTCCGAGAACAGAAGCATCAGGCTTGGATGGCAAATTATTAATGAAATTGGCCGCGTCAACCAATAGTCCAGCTCTACCTATGAGATCAACAATGCAACCATAATGCTCTGATGTTGGAATGATCTTGTACTAGCCATTTCCAAGTCACCGGCTTTTCCATACATATCGAGCAAAGCAGTACACAAAGTAGTAGTGAGGATGATCTCTCTCCCCATAACATATACATGAATCTGTTTCCCCAAACGAAGACCTCCTCGATCCAAATTAGCACAAGAAGAAAGCACACTAACGAAAGTAGCCTCATTCGGAGTTATTACCTCACGTTCATTCTGTATCATCTCACCAAAAAGCATAACAGCTCTGGCGTGTAACCCGTTCTTACTAAACCCATTGATAACAGTAGTCCAAGAAACCACATCAGTTACAGGCATACTCTGAAATAACTCGAAAGCAAAAtccatctctctgtttcttccacAAGCATCAAACAAACTGTTACAAGCTACAACACAAGGATCTACAATACCATCAAACATCTTCCTCGAGCTCTTCAAATCACAGACTTCACCATAGAATCGAACAAAAGAAGTGTGAACAAATGGATCCCATAGAACACCCCGTTTAAGAGTTTGGCCATGTAAGGCAACACcataagaaacagagaaagatgaaCAAGCTACTTTTATCAGAGAAGGGAAAGTGAGATTGATTGGTCGGACTTGCCTTGCAAGCATGTGGGTGAAGAGAGCAAGAGAGGTCTTGGATTGTCCTGTAGTGAGATAAGATCGAATGAGTGTGTTGTAGACGCATTTCGTTTTCCATCTTGAAGCGACCAAAGCGTTGCTGGTAAAGAGGACAGTGTGAATCTGCTTAATCTGGTTTGAAGAGTTGAAGAAACgttggagaagatgaagtgCGTCTTCAAGAGACAAACTGAAACCCGAGAAGACAGAACCTCTCGACTGTAGATCGGACCACCTTCGGGATAGAGAGAAGATCGGCTACCGGAATTCGTCGACAACTTCTGGAGATATGATCGGATCGCCTTCGGAAGACACAGAAGATGGAATCGCCGTCGAGATATGAGAGAAAAGTTTTTGTTCTGTTTA
The Camelina sativa cultivar DH55 chromosome 15, Cs, whole genome shotgun sequence DNA segment above includes these coding regions:
- the LOC109129156 gene encoding putative pentatricopeptide repeat-containing protein At1g10330, giving the protein MCSKENQDDDNSRGSVFSGFSLSLEDALHLLQRFFNSSNQIKQIHTVLFTSNALVASRWKTKCVYNTLIRSYLTTGQSKTSLALFTHMLARQVRPINLTFPSLIKVACSSFSVSYGVALHGQTLKRGVLWDPFVHTSFVRFYGEVCDLKSSRKMFDGIVDPCVVACNSLFDACGRNREMDFAFELFQSMPVTDVVSWTTVINGFSKNGLHARAVMLFGEMIQNEREVITPNEATFVSVLSSCANLDRGGLRLGKQIHVYVMGREIILTTTLCTALLDMYGKAGDLEMASTRSFQHQSIMVALLIS